From Bradyrhizobium symbiodeficiens, the proteins below share one genomic window:
- a CDS encoding efflux RND transporter permease subunit, producing MGIVRFALRLPHTFYVLAALILFLGGLAIRSMPTDIFPEIRIPVVTVIWSYTGLSTPEMEQRVSTYSQYSISANVSGIKNIEAQTLNGLSVQKIYFQPDVNLDLAISQIVSATNAIRALMPPGIQPPIIVQFNASSVPVLQLSLESNSLNEQQLYDFGIYRVRQQLAPVPGVTLPTPAGGKYRQIMVDLDPNKLLSRGLTPLDVVNAVNTQNLTLPTGTTKIGDTQYTVRTNATPATIHDLNMIPVKFANGATIFLKDVAQVRDGAQVQQNIVREDGHRAVLLSIIKNGNASTLAVVNGVKAALKSIRASAPAGLKINELFDQSIFVTHSVDGVLREGAIAAGLTALMILVFLGSWRSTLVVLISIPLAMLSSLIVLYFLGETLNTMTLGGLALAVGILVDDSTVTIENTHRLWTEEGMPLSEATLHGAAEIAVPTLVSTLAISCVFTSVVFLEGPAKYLFTPLGLAVVFAMLASYGLSRTLTPITIGLLLKSERRHGEGERPSGVFARASAMFERGFERLRDGYSDLLLALLRHRVVVPVVAVLVLALGATMFVYVGRDFYPLIDGGQIQLHVRAPAGTRIERTEAIFQAVEDKIREVIPERDRALIVDNIGLPARAYNLAFTDGSTIGVNDGTILVSLKDGHKPTADYVRKLRQVLPSAFPEDTFYFQAADIVTQILNFGLPAQIDVRTVGYGNNNLAVAKELQKSLAAIPGVVDAHLQQEVDAPAFYADIDRTRAAQLGLNASTVATNINVSLSSSSQVSPNFWTDPTSGIPYYLAVQTPEYRANSLNALGNTPVSASLAASGQTVPGLLSNVATFKRGTVPTNSNQANVQPVYDVYASVQGRDLGSVAADIEKVTSTLQKQLQPGNSIQVLGQIQSMHQSFRDLGIGLLFAAILVYLLMVVNYQNFGDPFVVIMALPATFCGIVTMLFITGTTLNVPSLMGAIMAIGVASANSILLVTFARDEQLKGHSAFQAALSAGRTRIRPVLMTAAAMIVGMIPMAIGGPGEEQNAALARAVIGGLLFATPTTLLIVPYLFAMLRKGNDGKPRHGVFEEQPE from the coding sequence ATGGGAATTGTTCGCTTCGCGCTACGGCTTCCGCACACATTCTATGTGCTCGCTGCGCTGATCCTGTTCCTCGGCGGCCTCGCGATCCGCTCGATGCCCACCGATATTTTCCCGGAGATCAGGATTCCCGTCGTCACGGTCATCTGGAGCTACACCGGGTTGTCGACGCCGGAGATGGAGCAGCGCGTCAGCACCTACAGCCAGTATTCGATCAGCGCCAATGTCAGCGGCATCAAGAATATCGAGGCGCAGACCCTCAACGGCCTGTCCGTTCAGAAGATCTACTTCCAGCCGGACGTCAATCTCGATCTCGCGATCTCGCAGATCGTCTCGGCGACCAACGCTATCCGTGCCCTGATGCCGCCGGGCATCCAGCCGCCGATCATCGTGCAGTTCAATGCGTCCAGCGTGCCCGTGCTGCAGCTCAGCCTCGAGTCGAACAGCCTTAACGAGCAGCAGCTCTACGATTTCGGCATCTACCGCGTCCGCCAGCAGCTGGCTCCCGTACCGGGCGTGACTCTGCCCACACCCGCCGGCGGCAAATACCGCCAGATCATGGTCGATCTCGATCCGAACAAGCTGCTGTCGCGCGGATTGACGCCGCTCGACGTCGTCAATGCGGTGAACACCCAGAATCTGACGCTGCCGACCGGTACGACCAAAATCGGAGACACCCAATACACCGTTCGCACCAATGCGACGCCGGCCACGATCCACGATCTCAACATGATTCCGGTGAAGTTCGCGAACGGAGCCACGATCTTCCTGAAGGATGTCGCCCAGGTCCGCGACGGCGCCCAGGTCCAGCAGAACATCGTGCGCGAGGACGGCCACCGCGCCGTCCTGCTCAGCATCATCAAGAACGGAAATGCGTCAACGCTCGCTGTCGTCAACGGCGTGAAGGCGGCCCTGAAGTCGATCCGCGCGTCGGCCCCGGCGGGGTTGAAGATCAACGAGCTGTTCGACCAGTCGATATTCGTCACCCATTCGGTCGATGGCGTGCTGCGCGAGGGTGCGATCGCGGCGGGCCTGACCGCGCTGATGATCCTGGTGTTCCTGGGATCATGGCGGTCGACGCTGGTCGTCCTGATCTCGATCCCGCTGGCGATGCTGTCCTCGCTGATCGTCCTGTATTTCCTCGGCGAGACCCTCAACACGATGACGCTCGGCGGGCTTGCCCTCGCGGTCGGTATCCTTGTCGACGATTCGACGGTGACGATCGAGAACACGCACCGGCTCTGGACGGAGGAAGGCATGCCGCTGTCGGAGGCAACCCTGCACGGAGCGGCCGAGATCGCGGTGCCGACGCTGGTGTCGACGCTCGCGATCAGTTGCGTGTTCACCTCGGTCGTGTTTCTGGAGGGGCCGGCCAAGTATCTGTTCACGCCGCTCGGCCTCGCCGTGGTGTTCGCGATGCTCGCGTCCTACGGGCTGTCGCGCACGCTCACGCCGATCACCATCGGCCTGCTGCTCAAGAGCGAGCGGCGCCATGGCGAGGGCGAACGCCCGTCGGGCGTCTTCGCGCGCGCCTCGGCCATGTTCGAGCGCGGGTTCGAGCGCCTGCGCGATGGCTATTCCGATCTCCTGCTGGCGTTGCTGCGGCATCGCGTCGTCGTGCCCGTTGTCGCCGTGCTGGTGCTGGCGCTAGGGGCCACCATGTTCGTCTATGTCGGCAGGGACTTCTATCCTTTGATCGACGGTGGCCAGATCCAGCTGCACGTTCGCGCGCCCGCGGGCACGCGTATCGAGCGCACGGAAGCGATTTTCCAGGCTGTCGAGGACAAGATCCGCGAGGTCATTCCCGAGCGCGACCGGGCGCTGATCGTCGACAACATCGGACTCCCCGCGCGGGCCTACAATCTCGCATTCACTGATGGCTCGACCATCGGGGTGAACGACGGCACCATCCTCGTCTCGCTGAAGGACGGGCACAAGCCGACCGCGGATTACGTCAGGAAGCTGCGGCAGGTGCTACCTTCGGCATTTCCGGAGGACACCTTCTATTTCCAGGCGGCCGATATCGTCACGCAGATCCTGAACTTCGGTCTTCCAGCGCAGATCGATGTCCGCACGGTCGGTTACGGCAACAACAACCTGGCCGTGGCCAAGGAGCTGCAGAAGAGTCTCGCGGCGATCCCCGGCGTGGTTGATGCGCATCTGCAGCAGGAAGTGGATGCTCCCGCGTTCTACGCCGACATCGACCGCACCCGCGCCGCGCAGCTCGGCCTCAATGCGAGCACGGTGGCGACCAATATCAATGTCAGCCTCAGTTCGTCCTCACAGGTCTCGCCGAATTTCTGGACGGATCCGACGTCAGGCATCCCTTATTATCTGGCCGTGCAGACGCCTGAATACAGGGCCAATTCGCTAAACGCATTGGGCAACACGCCAGTGTCGGCCTCCCTTGCCGCAAGCGGGCAGACGGTGCCCGGCCTGCTCAGCAATGTCGCCACCTTCAAGCGGGGCACCGTTCCCACCAACTCGAACCAGGCCAATGTCCAGCCGGTGTACGACGTCTATGCGAGCGTGCAGGGTCGTGATCTCGGCAGCGTTGCAGCCGACATCGAGAAGGTGACGTCCACCCTGCAGAAGCAGCTTCAGCCGGGCAATTCCATTCAGGTTCTGGGACAGATCCAGAGCATGCATCAGTCGTTCCGCGATCTCGGAATCGGGCTGCTGTTCGCGGCCATCCTGGTTTATCTGCTGATGGTCGTGAACTACCAGAACTTCGGCGATCCCTTCGTCGTCATCATGGCGCTGCCGGCGACATTCTGCGGCATCGTGACGATGCTGTTCATCACCGGGACCACGCTGAACGTGCCTTCGCTGATGGGTGCCATCATGGCGATCGGCGTTGCCTCCGCAAATTCCATCTTGCTCGTGACGTTCGCGCGTGACGAGCAGTTGAAGGGACACTCGGCCTTCCAGGCGGCGCTGAGCGCGGGCCGAACGAGGATCCGGCCTGTGCTGATGACAGCGGCCGCGATGATCGTGGGCATGATCCCGATGGCGATCGGCGGGCCCGGCGAGGAGCAGAATGCGGCGCTCGCGCGGGCGGTCATCGGTGGCCTGCTGTTCGCAACCCCGACTACCTTGCTGATCGTGCCTTATCTCTTTGCCATGCTGCGCAAGGGCAATGACGGCAAGCCTCGCCACGGCGTATTCGAGGAGCAACCGGAATGA